Proteins encoded in a region of the Balnearium lithotrophicum genome:
- a CDS encoding Coenzyme F420 hydrogenase/dehydrogenase, beta subunit C-terminal domain: MLFLDEKFLIGKYRKVFEVTSERGNPLEEFLKLMFLENLIDGLLTCSEDGFKPELILSKEKVKVPKKNACFGINSFLKKAVQKYSLSKLAVLAPSCVFDGINKTQYYGIGCNWTKTAIAIKIGILCPGNLKSSSFEAELLDISKKSGKVERIFFEGDHLFYEVEGEDVEVPIEIHHRYMNSACRYCLNLSAKGSDITYVPIKEENRALFIVRSERGWSTIGKLQMKYPGLILFKKAEKKLVDGILEFLRRKVLLNIGDIIDRIELGLPLPKWNDQKLRKFYKIWNSVNFDYEEEVF, from the coding sequence ATGTTATTCCTTGATGAAAAGTTTCTTATAGGGAAGTACAGAAAAGTCTTTGAGGTAACCTCTGAAAGGGGAAATCCTTTAGAGGAATTTTTAAAACTTATGTTTCTAGAAAACCTCATTGATGGTCTCTTAACGTGTAGTGAGGATGGATTCAAACCGGAGCTCATCCTCTCAAAGGAAAAGGTCAAAGTTCCAAAGAAGAATGCGTGTTTTGGGATTAATTCCTTCTTAAAGAAGGCTGTTCAAAAGTACAGTTTGTCAAAATTAGCAGTTCTTGCTCCTTCCTGTGTCTTTGACGGTATAAACAAAACTCAGTACTACGGCATAGGATGTAACTGGACGAAAACAGCTATTGCAATAAAAATCGGAATTCTCTGTCCTGGAAACTTAAAGAGTTCTTCTTTTGAAGCAGAGCTCTTAGATATATCTAAGAAAAGCGGCAAAGTTGAAAGAATTTTCTTTGAAGGAGACCATCTCTTCTACGAAGTAGAGGGAGAGGACGTTGAAGTTCCCATAGAAATTCACCACAGATACATGAATTCGGCCTGCCGATACTGTCTTAACTTATCGGCTAAGGGGAGTGATATTACCTACGTTCCCATTAAGGAAGAAAACAGAGCTCTTTTCATAGTCAGAAGTGAGAGGGGATGGAGCACAATAGGAAAACTACAAATGAAGTATCCTGGATTAATCCTCTTTAAAAAAGCAGAGAAAAAGTTGGTAGATGGAATTTTGGAGTTCCTCAGGAGAAAAGTGTTACTAAACATAGGGGATATTATCGATAGAATAGAGTTAGGGCTTCCACTACCAAAGTGGAACGACCAGAAGCTTAGAAAGTTCTACAAAATCTGGAATTCGGTTAACTTTGATTACGAGGAGGAGGTGTTCTGA
- a CDS encoding nickel-dependent hydrogenase large subunit has translation MRKVVKIEGIPLTEGHSGLYLDVEDGIVKRGLYFALVPVRGFETLLIGREASVAPVLTSRICGLCQITHSIASAKAIESAAGIEIPPEAEVLREVLGLAVRIYNNLLHQIMVSEDLFLKKDDRFLFIREVQRVRKFVARLLESAGGEIIHSPNIVVGGISEPFEDFVKEKFLKEGEEVLGLLESNYLTFREAVDELWRRESLEETLGSHNLEFFSTDLYYGKEIDFNRFSFRMPQEIFEGELKRRVSNLYPLLNGKPVETGPRARAVFFKGYKPKGGIKELHILRGEENVEALKRILELLESNSFSGELRNRRLPISDGETLGVGVHEAPRGTNVHAVKIDKSGKIIYYKIVVPTEINFWAISESLKGVEIDKVEYVVRAYDPCIVCASH, from the coding sequence TTGAGGAAAGTTGTAAAGATAGAAGGAATACCTCTTACGGAAGGCCATTCGGGCCTCTACTTGGATGTTGAAGATGGAATCGTCAAAAGGGGACTGTACTTTGCTTTGGTTCCCGTTAGGGGATTTGAGACCCTCTTAATTGGAAGGGAGGCCTCTGTTGCTCCCGTTTTAACCAGTAGAATTTGCGGGCTCTGTCAAATAACCCACTCGATAGCATCTGCAAAGGCCATTGAATCTGCAGCGGGAATAGAGATACCTCCAGAGGCTGAAGTTTTAAGGGAAGTTTTAGGTTTGGCCGTTAGAATCTACAACAATCTCCTCCATCAGATAATGGTATCTGAGGACCTATTTCTAAAGAAGGATGACAGATTTCTGTTTATACGGGAGGTTCAAAGAGTTAGAAAATTTGTAGCCCGTCTTCTTGAGTCTGCAGGTGGTGAAATTATCCACTCTCCAAACATAGTTGTAGGAGGAATCTCAGAACCTTTCGAGGATTTTGTAAAGGAGAAATTTTTAAAGGAAGGAGAAGAAGTTTTAGGTTTACTTGAAAGTAACTACCTTACATTTAGGGAAGCTGTCGATGAACTCTGGAGGAGGGAATCCTTAGAAGAAACCCTTGGAAGTCACAATTTAGAGTTCTTCTCCACCGACCTTTACTACGGTAAGGAAATTGATTTCAACAGATTTTCCTTTAGGATGCCTCAAGAAATCTTTGAGGGTGAACTAAAGAGGAGAGTTTCTAACCTTTATCCTCTACTCAACGGGAAACCTGTTGAAACAGGTCCGAGAGCAAGGGCAGTTTTTTTTAAAGGTTATAAACCTAAAGGGGGAATAAAGGAGCTCCACATTTTAAGGGGAGAGGAGAACGTTGAGGCCTTAAAGAGAATTCTTGAACTCCTTGAAAGTAATAGTTTTTCTGGGGAGCTCAGGAATAGAAGGTTACCCATCTCCGATGGAGAAACGTTGGGAGTAGGAGTCCACGAAGCTCCAAGGGGAACAAATGTACATGCTGTAAAAATTGATAAATCTGGAAAAATTATATATTATAAAATTGTAGTTCCAACGGAAATTAATTTTTGGGCAATCTCCGAGTCACTCAAGGGTGTGGAGATTGACAAAGTCGAATACGTTGTAAGAGCGTACGACCCATGTATAGTATGTGCATCCCATTAG
- a CDS encoding 4Fe-4S binding protein: MFYSLSEEGDFELKIGFVHLSSCSGCQVSFLDMFEDAVEILDTVKLVYSNMLTRNREIPKMDVAFVEGALCIEDHHHLNLLKQLKEKARAIVTVGACSSFGGIRRLSCGNQLPQPHEQSFIPLTELEFLRSKIKYAIPGCPPNPSLLYSFLLALLESNEDFLLPFEYMANSARVSGLDILSEVVNKGFCTGCGTCSTACPTRAITYDKRCNKPTLNLSLCVFCGACLAACPQTFKTYPQPTY, translated from the coding sequence TTGTTCTACAGCCTCTCAGAGGAAGGTGATTTTGAACTGAAAATAGGTTTTGTCCACCTTTCAAGCTGTTCCGGTTGCCAAGTTTCCTTTTTGGATATGTTTGAAGATGCAGTTGAAATACTTGATACTGTTAAGTTAGTTTACTCCAACATGCTTACTCGAAACAGAGAAATCCCTAAAATGGATGTTGCCTTTGTTGAAGGAGCTCTCTGTATTGAGGACCATCACCACTTGAACCTTCTAAAACAGCTTAAGGAAAAGGCCAGGGCTATCGTTACCGTTGGAGCGTGCTCCTCATTCGGGGGAATAAGACGACTCTCCTGTGGAAATCAGTTGCCCCAACCCCACGAACAGAGCTTTATACCTCTAACAGAATTGGAGTTTTTAAGAAGTAAAATCAAATACGCTATTCCTGGTTGTCCTCCCAACCCTTCACTCCTCTACAGTTTTCTCCTTGCTCTTCTAGAATCAAACGAGGACTTTCTCCTACCGTTTGAGTACATGGCCAACTCTGCAAGGGTCAGCGGACTGGATATCCTTTCAGAAGTTGTCAATAAGGGATTTTGTACAGGATGTGGAACCTGCTCTACAGCTTGTCCTACAAGGGCTATAACCTATGATAAAAGGTGCAACAAACCTACTCTCAACCTATCCCTTTGTGTTTTTTGTGGAGCCTGTTTAGCTGCTTGTCCTCAGACGTTTAAAACCTATCCACAACCAACCTATTAA
- a CDS encoding ArsR/SmtB family transcription factor encodes MIGQLEIERKSLEKKAEFLRVLGHPERLAIVILTMEKEVCVKDLVDILKISQPKVSQHVGLMKELGILSFRKEGTKVLYRTSSEIAKEIISLLFD; translated from the coding sequence ATGATTGGCCAACTGGAAATAGAGAGAAAAAGTTTAGAGAAAAAAGCTGAGTTTTTAAGAGTTTTAGGTCATCCAGAGAGATTGGCCATTGTTATTCTCACTATGGAAAAGGAGGTCTGTGTTAAGGACCTTGTAGACATTTTAAAAATTTCTCAACCAAAAGTATCACAACATGTTGGTTTAATGAAGGAGTTGGGAATTCTCTCTTTCAGAAAGGAAGGGACAAAGGTTTTGTATAGAACATCAAGCGAAATCGCTAAGGAAATAATTTCTTTACTCTTTGATTGA